Below is a genomic region from Rouxiella chamberiensis.
GCCGGTGCGGTACATGCGTGCCCCGGCCTCGGAGACAAACGTATCTTTCAGGAAACGCTCGGCGGTAAGGTCGGGACGATTAAGATAACCGCGCGCCACGCCTACACCGCCGATGTACAGTTCACCGACCACGCCCGCCGGAACCGGTCGCCTATGCTGGTCGAGCAGATAGATGCGCAGGTTGGCAATCGGGCGGCCAATCGGCACCGTTGCCGTGGCGGGCAAATCCTGCGGACAGGTCCACGACGTCACATCGATGGCGGCTTCGGTCGGTCCATAGAGGTTATGCACCACGGTGAGCGGCAGCACGTTATGACAGGCCGCCACGCTTTGGGAACTCAGCGCTTCGCCGCTACAGACGATTCGGCGCAGGCTGCGGCAGGCGGTTGCGTCATCGCTTGCCAGGAACAGGTTGAGCATCGACGGCACAAAGTGAAGCGTGGTGATGTTATGGGTCTGGATAACCTGCGCCAGCGCACGCGTGTCTTTGTGCGCGCCCGGCGGGGCCACGACCAGCGTCGCACCGACGGAGAGCGGCCAGAAGAATTCCCACACCGACACGTCAAAGCTGAAGGTGGTTTTTTGCAGCACGGCGTCGCTGGCGTCGAGCTGATAGGCTTCCTGCATCCATTGCAGGCGGTTGATTAATCCGCGATGTTCGTTCTCGACGCCTTTTGGCTTGCCGGTGGAACCGGAGGTATAAATCACGTAGGCCAGATTGCGGGCGGTCAGGCCTAGCTCGTCCGCAGACAGCGGCGTGGTCGGCAAGTCGGAATTCGCCAGCCATTCGGCATTCAGCTCGAAGGTCGCGACGCCTGCGGTATCCAGCCCGGCCGTGACTTCACACCCGCGCGGGTCGAGCAGCAGCAGCGCCGGAGCGGCGTCCTGCAGAATATAGGCCAGTCTTTCCTGCGGATAATCCGGGTCCAGCGGTACATAGGCACCGCCCGCCTTGAGGATCCCCATCAGACCAATCACCATCTCGATGCTGCGATCCAGACACAGCGCCACGCGGTCATCCGGTTTGACGCCCTGACGATGCAGATGGTGCGCCAACTGGTTCGACACCGCGTCCAGCTCGCGGTAACTCAGGGTACGGCTGCCAAAGCGCAGCGCCGGTGCCTGCGGCGTCCTTTGCACCTGCTGCTCGAACATCTGGTGCGTGTAGGCCACCTCGGGATAAACGCGGGCGGTATCGTTCCACTGGTTCAGCAGCAGATGGCGCTCCGCGGCGGGCAGAATATTGATCTGTTCCATCGGCGTATGCGGGGCTTCCTCCAGCGCCTTCGCGATGTTTTCGAGGGCGTGCTGCATGTAGCCAAACAGCAATTGCGGATCCAGCGACTCGACCACCTGAATGTTCAGGCCCAGCGCGCTGCCGTAATCGTCCACGGACAGCGTGATAGGATACGTGGTGCGCTCCTCGAAGCCGTCCCACTGGTCTGCTTCGGGAACCACAAAGTCCAGCGACTTGCTTTCGGATTCGCGATTGTGGCGATAGTTGAACAGGGTATTGAACAGCGGCGTCGAGCCGGTCATGCCACTGCAACGCAGCGCCAGCGCCAGCGAAGCATGTTCATGACTCAACAGTTCGGCGAGACGCTTATGGGTGGCGCGGACGCTCTCTTCGACGGTGGCGCCCGCCATATCCAGACGCAGCGGCAAGGTGTTGATAAACGGCCCCATAATCTGGTCGGCACCGTCACCGGCATGCATGCGGCCAAACAGAATGGTGCCGAACACCACGGAATCCTGCCCGCTGAGACAGGACAGCACCTGTCCCCAGGCCAGGTGGCAGATACTGCCGAGACTCACTCCCAGTCGGCGCGAATAGGCGCGCAGCACATCATTGAGGCGCTGCGGCACCTTGCGGGTGACTTCGATGATGTCGGCGTCGTCGAGCATGTTCACCAGCCCGTACGGCGTGGTCGGCTCCTCGATATCGCCCAGCGTCGAGCGGAAATAGCGCTCGTGCTCCTGCGGGCTTTTCCCGAGACGCACCTGCGCAATCAGGCGGCGGAAAGGTTGCGCCTCGGGCAGTTGATGTCCGCGACCCGCAAGGAAGGTATGGATTTCGGAAGAAAGGATCAGCACCGAAGTAATGTCATCAATCATATGATGCAGTACGCGGAACATCTCGTAGCGTTCTGCCTGCCTGTCATAGGCCATAAAGGCGTGCAGCAGCGGTGGTTTGGCCAGATCGATGCGGTAGTGTGAAGGATCGAATCGTGCCGCAAGCTGTTCGGCGACAGGCCCGTCGGCAGGGTCCAGTTCGACCTCGAGCACGTGAAGGCTGGCCTGACGCTGCACCACCTGACACGGCGTCGATACGCCTTCCCAGTAAAATCCGGTGCGCATGATGTCGTGACGATCGACCACTTTCTGCACGGCGGCGAGATAGTTATCGACTTTTTCGCGGCTGTCGAAGCTCATCTGCCCCGTTTGCAGGTATGGGTCGCCCTTGCTTGCCAGCATGTGGTGGAACAGAATGCCCTCCTGCAACGGTGCCAGCGAATAGATATCCTGAATATTGGCAACGCCGCCGGCAACCTGCTCCACCACGTGGTCGATATCGCTCTGGGTGAAGTCAATCAGCGGCAGCAGTTCCGGGGTGATGGCGGTGGTCTGCGGCGTAATTTTATTGGCCGGAACCACCACTTCGAAGGCGCTCGACAGACGACGGCCGTTGCGCAGTGCATGGACCATCGTCGCCTTGTGCTCGCGCAGTGCGCTTTTAATCTCGCTGGTCAGCGCCCCTTTGGCAGCCGTGATAACCAAATCCTCGTTATCCAGCGAGATCGAGATTTTTGCCTCTTCAAGGGTCAGCAGTAACTGTTCGAAATCGCTCATTTTGTAATCTCCGTGATGAAAGCCGGTAAGCCCTGATATTGTTGATAAGGTAATGCCACGAAACGCGTAAGGTCGTGGTGCTGCCATTCTGGACGTAAAGTGTTCAAAGTCGTGTCTCCGCAAGCTCGAGCGTTTTGGCCGCAAGGTCTGCCAAAACGGGCGTATCAAATAAGGTGCGTATTTCGATGCTGAGCCCTTTACGGCGCAGCTGTTCAATCAGCCTCACGGCCAGCAGCGAATAACCGCCGAGTTCAAAGAAATGGTCCTGACGCCCGACCTGCGGAACACCCAGCAACTCCTCCCACAGCAATGCCATCGTGGTTTCGATGCTTCCCTGCGGCGGGGTGTAGGCGCGACGGGCGAATGCCACGTCGTCGGGTGCCACCAGCGCGTTGCGGTCAATCTTGCCGTTGGGCGTCAGCGGCAGGGCGTCGAGCATCACGAAGGCGGCGGGCACCATATAATCGGGCAAGGTCTCCTGAAGATGCCTGCGCAGAGTCTTGCGGCCAAACAGGCTTTGCACCCTGCTCTTGAAGGTCGCGAGATGTGTCAGCGCCGACTGCGCATTCTCGGGCACCAGCCAGTCCACCAGGCAGGCCACTTCGTTGACGCCGATTTCACGCAGCTGTTCGGCCACGGCCAAGGCGGATTCCGGCGTGCCGATAAACGACAGCTCGCGGGTGTAACGTTTGAAGGCAAACTCCAGCAGGCTTCGTTTATCGTCTTCGCCAAGCGCCTCGAGGTTGATATCCTGCTCTTTCAGCCAGCAGGAGAGCAGGCTGAGATGCCCCTGCAAATAGTCCAGGAACGGACCTTTGGCCTGCTGCAATACCTCGTCGTGGTCGGCCCCGAGGTAGGTGTGGATCATCACGGTTACCGTGCCGGTCAGCGGGTCATAACCGGCCTTTTCCCGCGCGGCGCGATAAATATCGATGTGGTCGGCAAGCCCCTGCATGTTCTGGGTGAGCATGTGGGTCAGTACATTCGCGCCCGTACTGCCCGCATAGGCAAAGGTTTCGGACGTGCCCGCCGCGGTTATCCACAGAGGCAGGCTCTTCTGCACGGGTTTCGGGTAAATCTCCACGGCAATCTCATTGTCGTGGCTGTCCAGGCGCGTCACGCTGCCGCCCTGCCACAAGGTGTTCAACGCGTCGATGCTCTGGCGCATCACGTCTCGGCGCGCGCGATAGTTATGCGGAGCCAGCACGAAATCCTGCTGATTCCAGCCCGACGCAATTCCCACGCCCACGCGGCCATTTGACAGGTTGTCGACTATCGACCAGTTTTCGGCGATCGTCACAGGGTCGTGCAGCGGCAGCACCACACTCCCGGCGCGCAGCTGGATGTTGCGCGTACGACTGGCGAGCGAGGCATGAAGCAGCGCAGGGTTGGCGTAGAGGCCGCCCACGCTGTGAAAATGGCGTTCCGGCGTCCATATCGCCGTAAAGCCGTGCTGGTCGCCAAACTCTGCCGCCTCGGCGAAATCCTGATACCCCTGACGGGCATCGCTGGTCGCGCCAAAGAAGAACAGGCTGAAATCGAGATTGTCTGTGGCAGGCGCGTGATCCTCGGCTCTCTCTTCGAGGGAGCGCGGCACCACATAGGCCACCAGACGGGTCGCACCGGCCAGATCGTCGCGAGCGACCACCACGGCCTCCCGCACCAGCGCATGGCTTTGCAGACGGGCTTCAATCTCCTGAAGTTCGATGCGATGACCGCGCAGTTTCAACTGGCTGTCGGTACGCCCAAGGTAAATCAGCCGTCCGTCGGCCATAAACTGCGCGAAATCACCGGTGCGGTACAACCGCGCCTCGGGGTCGCGGGAGAAGGGATCGGCGATAAACCGCTCGGCAGTGAGCTCGGGGCGCGCGTGGTAGCCACGCGTGACACCGTCACCTCCGATATACAACTCACCGATAGCGCCCAGCGGCACGGGATGGCCGTTGGCGTCCAGCAGATACACCTGAGTGTTGGCAACAGGACGTCCAATCGCCTGGTTGTAGCGGTCGACGTCGTCGGCCTCGACCCGCTGGCAGGTTGACCAGATAGTCGTTTCGGTCGGGCCGTAGAGGTTCCACAGCGACTCGCCAAAAACATGCAGACGTCGCGCCAAATCGCTTGGCAATGCTTCGCCGCCGCAGAGAATTTTCAGCTGCGGATGCGGCGTGGCATCGGCATCGACCAGCGCACGCCACGTGGTCGGCGTGGCCTGCATGATGCTGATGGCCGCGTCCTGCAACAGCACCAGCAGCGCATACGGGTCTCTCGCCTGACTGCGGCTCGCCAGCAGGATGGAAGCGCCGGTCATCAGCGGCAGATACAGCTCCAGCCCTGCGATATCAAAGGAAATACTGGTGACCGACAGCAGGCAGTCTTTCGGCGTCAGGTTGAACAGCGCCTGCATGCCCGTCAGGAAATTGCCAACCTGCCGATGCTCGACCATAACGCCTTTCGGCTGACCGGTGGAGCCCGAGGTGTAAATGACATAGGCCAGATGCGCGGAGGTCAGCGCCGCCACGCGCGGATTGGTCGCAGGCAGAACCGCCAGAGACTGCGCCTCGTCGTCCAGATTCAGGCATGTCAGCGAAGGTGCGCTTTCCGCCGTCAAGACCTGACTGCCGCGGGCGTCGACCAGCAACGCTTTCGGACGGGCATCCTCCAGAATGTAGGCCAGCCGTGCTGCGGGATAGTCGGGGTCAAGCGGCACATAGGCCCCGCCAGCCTTGAGGGTCGCCAGCAAGGCAATCAGCAGGGTTTCACTGCGATCGATGCAGACCGCGACGCACACATCCGGCCCGACGCCCAGCGCAATCAGTCGATGCGCCAGTTGATTGGCCCGCTGATTCAGTTCGGCATAACTCAGGCGCACCTCGCCCATTCGCAGCGCCACGGCGTGAGGCTGTTTTTCCGCCTGCTGCTCGAACAGGCTGTGAATCGTCGCCGCGTTCGGGAAAGGCAAGGCCGTTGCATTGAAGTCGCCAAGCAACCGCTGGCGCTCGTCGGCGGGCAGCACGTTCAGCTGATGGAGTGAAATCGACGCCGAAGCAGGCGGCATCGCGGCTTCGAGCGCGGCTACCAGACTGTGAATACTTTCGGTGAAATAGCCCGCAATGCGCGCACTTGAGAGTGATTCGACGGCCTGAATACCGACCTCGAGCTGGTTGCCGACCTCGTCTATCGAGGCGGTAACCGGATAGTGAGTGCGCTCCTCGAAGCCGTGCCACGTCACGCCATCCTGCTCGATGGGACCCAGCACATCGATATCGGTCGGGCGGTTGTGTCGATAGTTCAACACCGCGCTGAACATCGGCGTGGGCGACACGATACCGCTGCACTGCTGGGCCAGCGACAAGGTCGCATGTTCATGTTTTATCAGGGCGCTCAGGCGCTGATGGGTGAGACGCACGGCGTCTTCGACAGCCCCTTGCCCCACATCCAGTCGTAGTGGCAGCGTGTTGATGCACGGCCCTAGAATCTGCTCGCTGCCCTCGCCCTGCATACGCCCCGACAACACGGTGCCGAAGACCACCGTTTCGCGCCCACTGATCGCGCCCATCACCCGCGCCCAGCTCAGATGACAGAGAGAGCTGACGCCCACGCCAAGACGGCGGGCCTGATAGCGCAGCCGTTGCACCCATGTGGCGTCCAGCGTCTGACGGGTTTCGATAATGCGCAGCCCCTGAAGATGCCCGCCCTTGAGATTGAAAGGCACCGTCGGTTCGCTGACATCGGCCAGCATCGCGCCGAAAAATGCCCGCTGCGCATCGGTATTATCCTGTCCCTGCAACGCGGCGACATGGTGGCGGAACGGCACCGCAGGCGGCAGGCTGCTGCCCTTGCCGGTCAGAAACGCCTGAATGTCGGCGAGCAGAATCTGCAGCGAGGCCAGATCTTCGACCAGATGATGCAGATACATCAGCGCCTGCCAGACATCCTGGTTCGCGGTCATAGGCCACGACCATCTTCAGCAGCGGCGGCTGCGCCAGATCGATACGGTGAGATTCGGGTGCATGACGCGCCTTGAGTTGTTCGACTATCGATCCCTGGGCCGCATCGAGATTTACCTCTTCGACGTGCAGACAGGCGTGGCGCAATACCACCTGCACCGGTTTCTCCAGCCCCTGCCAGATAAACGCGGTGCGCAGCACATCGTGACGTTCAATCACCCGCTGCACGGCGTCTAGATAGTTATCGAGCGTAGTGCGCTGCGCAAAGGACAAATGACCGCATTGAAGATAAGGGTCACCCTGCTGTTCCAGCAGATGATGGAAGAGTATGCCCTCCTGAATCGGGGCCAGCGCGTAGATATCCTGAATATTGCCAAGACCGCCGGAGACGCGCGCCACCAGGCTGTCGAGCTGGGGTTGAGTCAACGACACCAGCGGAAACAGCGCCGGATGCAGCGAGGGGGTTTCGGGGGTCAGCAGCGTGGCCGGTACGGCTTTTTCGGCGCAAACCGGCGGTTCAAGGGCGATGTGGGTCGCCAGGTCGGCCAGCACCGGATATGCGAACAGCGTCGGCACATCGGTATACAGATTCAGGTCGCGCAACTTTATCCGCAGTTGCATCGCGAGCAGCGAACTGCCGCCCAGCTCGAAGAAGTTGTCCTGACGCCCTACCTCGCCAACGCCCAGCATCTCCTGCCAAAGTTGCGCCAGCGTGGTTTCGATTCCGCGATGCGGCGCGTCGAAGTCACGTTGCAGATAGGCACGGCTGTCAGGCTGCGGCAATGCCTTGCGATCGATTTTGCCGTTGGCAGTCAGCGGCAGCGAAGACAGCATCACAAAGGCGGCCGGGATCATATAGCTCGGCAGTTGCGTGGCGAGGATTTCACGCCACGGGCCGATAACCTCATTGCCGCAGACCTCGTGCGGCACCACATAGGCGACCAGACGCGGTTCGCCGCCGTCGACGGTCAGTCCGACCACCGTGGCTTCTTTTACCTGCGGCAGCGCGGCGAGACGGGATTCTATCTCGCCGAGTTCGATGCGGTATCCACTCAGCTTTATCTGATGGTCGCGACGGCCGAGAAACTCGATGCGGCCGTCCTCGAACCAGCGTCCAATGTCCCCGGTGCGATAGACTCTGCCGCCCGCTACCCAGGGATCGGCGATAAAATGTTTGGCCGTCAGGTCGGGACGATTGACATAACCGACCGCCACGCCCTCGCCGCCTATCCAGATTTCACCCGCCATGCCCGGCGCACAGAGCTGGCCCAGCGTGTCGACCACGTACATGCGGGTATTGGCAATCGGCCGGCCAATGCTCAGGCGATTATCCTGCTGCGGCTCGGCATCGCGCATCCACGCCGACGACATAATGGTGGTTTCTGTCGGCCCGTAGCCATTGATGTAGCGGCAGCGCTCACTCCAGCGCTCGATAAGCG
It encodes:
- the solG gene encoding solanimycin non-ribosomal peptide synthetase SolG, producing the protein MSDFEQLLLTLEEAKISISLDNEDLVITAAKGALTSEIKSALREHKATMVHALRNGRRLSSAFEVVVPANKITPQTTAITPELLPLIDFTQSDIDHVVEQVAGGVANIQDIYSLAPLQEGILFHHMLASKGDPYLQTGQMSFDSREKVDNYLAAVQKVVDRHDIMRTGFYWEGVSTPCQVVQRQASLHVLEVELDPADGPVAEQLAARFDPSHYRIDLAKPPLLHAFMAYDRQAERYEMFRVLHHMIDDITSVLILSSEIHTFLAGRGHQLPEAQPFRRLIAQVRLGKSPQEHERYFRSTLGDIEEPTTPYGLVNMLDDADIIEVTRKVPQRLNDVLRAYSRRLGVSLGSICHLAWGQVLSCLSGQDSVVFGTILFGRMHAGDGADQIMGPFINTLPLRLDMAGATVEESVRATHKRLAELLSHEHASLALALRCSGMTGSTPLFNTLFNYRHNRESESKSLDFVVPEADQWDGFEERTTYPITLSVDDYGSALGLNIQVVESLDPQLLFGYMQHALENIAKALEEAPHTPMEQINILPAAERHLLLNQWNDTARVYPEVAYTHQMFEQQVQRTPQAPALRFGSRTLSYRELDAVSNQLAHHLHRQGVKPDDRVALCLDRSIEMVIGLMGILKAGGAYVPLDPDYPQERLAYILQDAAPALLLLDPRGCEVTAGLDTAGVATFELNAEWLANSDLPTTPLSADELGLTARNLAYVIYTSGSTGKPKGVENEHRGLINRLQWMQEAYQLDASDAVLQKTTFSFDVSVWEFFWPLSVGATLVVAPPGAHKDTRALAQVIQTHNITTLHFVPSMLNLFLASDDATACRSLRRIVCSGEALSSQSVAACHNVLPLTVVHNLYGPTEAAIDVTSWTCPQDLPATATVPIGRPIANLRIYLLDQHRRPVPAGVVGELYIGGVGVARGYLNRPDLTAERFLKDTFVSEAGARMYRTGDLARYLPNGDIEYLGRNDNQVKIRGFRIELGEIDAALQKQPSIRDAVVVAREDAQGDLRLVAYVVVAAAAEGLSTSEYIAEWRSKLAARLPDYMVPAAFVKLDELPLTANGKLDRKALPLPDDASFFRRTYAAPQGEVEIVMAELWQQLLGVERIGRHDNFFELGGHSLLAVQLMEHLRQRDMSIEIRALFESPTLAELSERTVELDEMRI
- a CDS encoding amino acid adenylation domain-containing protein gives rise to the protein MASLQILLADIQAFLTGKGSSLPPAVPFRHHVAALQGQDNTDAQRAFFGAMLADVSEPTVPFNLKGGHLQGLRIIETRQTLDATWVQRLRYQARRLGVGVSSLCHLSWARVMGAISGRETVVFGTVLSGRMQGEGSEQILGPCINTLPLRLDVGQGAVEDAVRLTHQRLSALIKHEHATLSLAQQCSGIVSPTPMFSAVLNYRHNRPTDIDVLGPIEQDGVTWHGFEERTHYPVTASIDEVGNQLEVGIQAVESLSSARIAGYFTESIHSLVAALEAAMPPASASISLHQLNVLPADERQRLLGDFNATALPFPNAATIHSLFEQQAEKQPHAVALRMGEVRLSYAELNQRANQLAHRLIALGVGPDVCVAVCIDRSETLLIALLATLKAGGAYVPLDPDYPAARLAYILEDARPKALLVDARGSQVLTAESAPSLTCLNLDDEAQSLAVLPATNPRVAALTSAHLAYVIYTSGSTGQPKGVMVEHRQVGNFLTGMQALFNLTPKDCLLSVTSISFDIAGLELYLPLMTGASILLASRSQARDPYALLVLLQDAAISIMQATPTTWRALVDADATPHPQLKILCGGEALPSDLARRLHVFGESLWNLYGPTETTIWSTCQRVEADDVDRYNQAIGRPVANTQVYLLDANGHPVPLGAIGELYIGGDGVTRGYHARPELTAERFIADPFSRDPEARLYRTGDFAQFMADGRLIYLGRTDSQLKLRGHRIELQEIEARLQSHALVREAVVVARDDLAGATRLVAYVVPRSLEERAEDHAPATDNLDFSLFFFGATSDARQGYQDFAEAAEFGDQHGFTAIWTPERHFHSVGGLYANPALLHASLASRTRNIQLRAGSVVLPLHDPVTIAENWSIVDNLSNGRVGVGIASGWNQQDFVLAPHNYRARRDVMRQSIDALNTLWQGGSVTRLDSHDNEIAVEIYPKPVQKSLPLWITAAGTSETFAYAGSTGANVLTHMLTQNMQGLADHIDIYRAAREKAGYDPLTGTVTVMIHTYLGADHDEVLQQAKGPFLDYLQGHLSLLSCWLKEQDINLEALGEDDKRSLLEFAFKRYTRELSFIGTPESALAVAEQLREIGVNEVACLVDWLVPENAQSALTHLATFKSRVQSLFGRKTLRRHLQETLPDYMVPAAFVMLDALPLTPNGKIDRNALVAPDDVAFARRAYTPPQGSIETTMALLWEELLGVPQVGRQDHFFELGGYSLLAVRLIEQLRRKGLSIEIRTLFDTPVLADLAAKTLELAETRL
- a CDS encoding non-ribosomal peptide synthetase is translated as MTLMQEETRLSRKDAARKYWQTYLAGAQRTRNAALQGVGDEVDSSSHEAGRVTVDMAPDVNRALLALVKQASITLDVLLSAAWSLLLAKYSGEDEVLFGQRIVSSLTGERQALPLRIAIDGHLALGEWFCALTTRLDAHRDHAEIDEQDLLRAAGKTAEQPLFDSLIAVSETQERDAMDDAPVQLTLHAGVTLSLELSYRAGEISHHDALEILHRLQRLLTSFTQGTTRTLREQTMLDTHEIDRVLHHWNATALELDLQRSLYALFEDQVAARQDARALVAEDACLSYRQLADRAAQIAAGLQQAGVAQGDRVVLSMEKTPDLIAAMLGIIKLGAAYVPIALDAPRERRAFILEDAEVRWTLTTQASRASFAEEESGNLLFVDDFIANDRTDETHVATAAVDSQTIAYIIYTSGTTGTPKGVEISHRNLINFCGWCEDLGIFSAGQPIMQFAPYTFDASAGEIFGTLTRGCELHLLSNALIQNPPALSEYLNAHDIRFAAFPPPYLAHLDPSRVPEGMTLLTAGSAPTPALIERWSERCRYINGYGPTETTIMSSAWMRDAEPQQDNRLSIGRPIANTRMYVVDTLGQLCAPGMAGEIWIGGEGVAVGYVNRPDLTAKHFIADPWVAGGRVYRTGDIGRWFEDGRIEFLGRRDHQIKLSGYRIELGEIESRLAALPQVKEATVVGLTVDGGEPRLVAYVVPHEVCGNEVIGPWREILATQLPSYMIPAAFVMLSSLPLTANGKIDRKALPQPDSRAYLQRDFDAPHRGIETTLAQLWQEMLGVGEVGRQDNFFELGGSSLLAMQLRIKLRDLNLYTDVPTLFAYPVLADLATHIALEPPVCAEKAVPATLLTPETPSLHPALFPLVSLTQPQLDSLVARVSGGLGNIQDIYALAPIQEGILFHHLLEQQGDPYLQCGHLSFAQRTTLDNYLDAVQRVIERHDVLRTAFIWQGLEKPVQVVLRHACLHVEEVNLDAAQGSIVEQLKARHAPESHRIDLAQPPLLKMVVAYDREPGCLAGADVSASSGRRSGLAADSARRHSGVSDRQGQQPAACGAVPPPCRRVAGTG